The proteins below are encoded in one region of Telopea speciosissima isolate NSW1024214 ecotype Mountain lineage chromosome 10, Tspe_v1, whole genome shotgun sequence:
- the LOC122642241 gene encoding phenylacetaldehyde reductase-like yields the protein MSGAGKMVCVTGASGYIASWLVKLLLSKGYTVKASVRDPNDPKRTEHLLALDGAKERLRLFKANLLEEGSFDSPVDGCEGVFHTASPFYHAVTDPQAELIDPALKGTLNVLGSCAKAPSVKRVIVTSSVAAVAYNGKPRTPDVVVDETWFSDPAFCKEMKMWYVLSKTLAEEAAWKFAKEKGMDMVTINPAMVIGPLLQPTLNTSAEAILNIINGAQTFPNASFGWVNVKDVANAHIQAFEIPSANGRYVLVERVAHYSQVVKALRELYPTLHLPEKCADEKPYVPTYQVSKEKANSVGINFIPLEVSLKETVESLKEKGFFCS from the exons ATGAGCGGGGCTGGGAAGATGGTCTGCGTCACAGGCGCTTCTGGGTACATCGCCTCATGGCTGGTGAAGCTTTTGCTCTCCAAAGGATACACTGTTAAAGCTTCTGTTCGCGACCCAA ATGATCCAAAGAGGACTGAACATTTACTTGCTCTTGATGGGGCCAAGGAAAGACTTCGTTTATTCAAAGCAAACTTATTGGAAGAAGGATCATTTGATTCTCCAGTGGATGGATGTGAAGGTGTTTTTCATACAGCATCTCCATTTTACCATGCAGTCACGGACCCACAG GCTGAATTAATTGATCCTGCATTAAAGGGGACTCTTAATGTTCTTGGATCCTGTGCAAAAGCTCCATCTGTTAAAAGAGTGATTGTAACATCCTCTGTAGCTGCAGTTGCATACAATGGAAAACCTCGAACTCCAGATGTGGTAGTTGATGAGACTTGGTTTTCAGATCCAGCGTTTTGCAAAGAGATGAAG ATGTGGTATGTACTTTCGAAGACCTTGGCTGAGGAGGCTGCCTGGAAATTTGCAAAAGAGAAGGGGATGGACATGGTTACAATAAATCCGGCCATGGTGATTGGTCCTCTTTTACAGCCAACACTAAATACAAGTGCTGAAGCAATTCTGAACATAATAAATG GAGCACAAACATTTCCCAATGCATCATTTGGATGGGTTAATGTTAAAGATGTTGCAAATGCACATATTCAGGCATTTGAGATTCCTTCAGCCAATGGAAGATATGTTTTAGTCGAGAGAGTTGCTCATTATTCACAGGTTGTGAAAGCTTTGCGTGAACTTTATCCAACTTTGCACCTTCCAGAAAA GTGTGCTGATGAAAAGCCTTATGTGCCAACCTACCAAGTTTCCAAGGAGAAAGCAAACAGCGTGGGGATAAATTTCATCCCTCTGGAGGTGAGCCTGAAGGAAACCGTTGAAAGCTTGAAGGAGAaaggttttttttgttcttga